The segment CAGATTTGTGGCAAGCAGATCTGTCAAGGGGTTAGGGGGCTCGCTTGAGCCTAGGCTAAGGCTGTATGCGGCTCTTGCGGATGCAACCCCTAGCCTGTCGTTAAAGTCTATGTGGGGTGTTTTAATCACCTCGTAGCCTAGTTTTTTGAAGAGGTAAAGGGTCTCGTTTGATAATCGACTTGAAGCGTAGAACGCGATAGAGGTTGGTCCATAGTTCTCGATGAGGCTGCGGAAGACAGACGCTATCTTCTGAAGCGCTTCGCTCCACGATGCTTCTCTAAAACCATTCTTTTCCCTAATTAATGGCTTCTTCAGCCTTTCTTGGTGACGCATCCATTCAAGTGATAGCAGACCTCTTGGACATAGCGCTCCTCTATTATGTGTGAAGTTGTAGTTAGGCTCAACCTGCTTAGGTCTTCCAAAAAGATCCAAACTGATGCTTAAGCCACATGCTATGCTACAAAAAGGGCAGTGCGTCTGGATCGTAGCCATCTCCATTACCTGAGACCAACGATGTAGAAAGACGCTCTCTGCGCTCTTTTAGCCGCTTTCTCCCTTACATAAGTGGAGAGCTGCTCCGTGGTTCCGAATATGAGCGCTTTAGGATGGCAGGTAGCGACGCAAGCGGGAAGCTTACCCTGCTCAACCCTTTGGTAGCACAGCACACACTTAGTCATCTTACCCTCAGCTGGGTTGAACTGGGGAGCTCCAAAGGGGCAGACCCATAGGCAATGCTTACATCCAATGCACTTTGCAGAGTCGATGAGCACTATGCCATCAGGTCTCTTCGATATGGCCTTAGCCGGGCAGACCTCGATGCAAGGCGCCTTACCGCAGTGCATACAATTGAGCGACACCATCGTCATAGTCAGATTACCGTCTGGACCATATTCGGGTCCGATTCTAATGTTCTTAATCCAGTCTATCCCTTCGGGCGTTTTGTTCGTCTCTTTGCATGCGGCTTCGCATGCCCTGCACCCTATGCATCGGCTGAAATCAACCAGTATCCCATACTCAGGCATCCTCCCACCTCCTCAACTCTCAGCCTTATACACCTTACAGAGCAAACCTCTATAGATCCAACCTCCGCAAAGAGGATCACATAGCTCAGGGTCGTCTTCTGTGAGTATGTTGGCGTTAGATCTCCACACACCATGCAGATAAGGTTCTTCAGCCTTATCCTCGGGGAACCACCAGCCCTTTTCTAAGAAGACGACCCTCCGGTCTATCCCTCTGTTCAGCTTCGCCTTTACCCTAATCTTACCTCTTCTTGTTTCAACGTAGACCCAATCGCCCTCCTTGATTCCAAGCCTAAAGGCGGCATCGGGATTTATTTCAACACCTGGGTCAGGCACGAGTCTTCTTAGAGTCTTTAGCTGCCTACCTTCAGAGTGGTGATAAGGCATAATGCTACCAGTAGTTAAGACAAAGGGATACTGTTTTGCGAGCACAGGTTTAGAGACAGGGCTTTCAGGAGGCTCCTTATAGGTGGGCATCGGATCATAACCTAACTTCTCTAGTATCGTGGAGTAAAGCTCAACCTTACCAGTCGGTGTCCCAAAGCCTCTCTCAACAAACTTCCTATACTTCACAGGCTCAGCGTTGATCCTCACCTTATCTACGAACTCATCATAATCTTTGTAACCTAATGGGCTTATCCGATATGAATTCGCCTCTTCAAGCGTAGCCCAAGGCCAATATTCGCCCTGACCAAGTCTTATACCCAGATCCCTCCAAAAATCGAAATCGGTCCTTCTTTCATAGAGAGGCTTTATAGCTCTGTGTGATGCGATAAAGAAGTTTGAAGTGCCGAAGCTGCTTGTTATGAGCGGGCGCTCAAGCCAGAAAGCAGCTGGTAAAACGTAGTCAGCAAGTAAGGCGGTTGGAGTGAACCAGAAGTCCATGACGACTAGCAACTCAAGGTTTGGGCTTGTGAGCGCTTGATACACAACATTCGTGTTGGCGAAGCAGACCATTGGGTTGTTTGCGACGACAATCAGCGCCTTAATAGGGTAAGGTTTACCAGTTATAATCGTTCTCCAGAGGGATGGTATGTGCGCCTCACAAACCCACTCTGAAGGCATCGCCTTACCCCAATATTTCACCTGCTGCTCTGAAATTATTTCGTAGCCGGGCCAGGTGAAGAGTCTGTAGCGGTCTGAACCTATCTGCTTCATCCTCTGCTCCTTAGGGAGCTTATCATTCAATTCTAGCTCCCAGTCGGTGATGAACTTGGTGTGAGGACCGTTTATTATGTTGCCACCTGGCACATCGAGGTTTCCAGTTATCGCCCTCAAAATCGCCCTAGCTTGTATCATGGGTGCGGAAGCCATACCGAAGTGGTCTAGAGAGGTGCCCCACGGTATTACAGAAGGCTTGTTTGTCGCATATATTCTAGCGGCCTCTACAATCTTCTCTTCGGGTACCCAAGTGACCTTAGATGCCCAGC is part of the Nitrososphaerota archaeon genome and harbors:
- a CDS encoding 4Fe-4S dicluster domain-containing protein; this translates as MPEYGILVDFSRCIGCRACEAACKETNKTPEGIDWIKNIRIGPEYGPDGNLTMTMVSLNCMHCGKAPCIEVCPAKAISKRPDGIVLIDSAKCIGCKHCLWVCPFGAPQFNPAEGKMTKCVLCYQRVEQGKLPACVATCHPKALIFGTTEQLSTYVREKAAKRAQRASFYIVGLR
- a CDS encoding molybdopterin-dependent oxidoreductase, coding for MATIQTHCPFCSIACGLSISLDLFGRPKQVEPNYNFTHNRGALCPRGLLSLEWMRHQERLKKPLIREKNGFREASWSEALQKIASVFRSLIENYGPTSIAFYASSRLSNETLYLFKKLGYEVIKTPHIDFNDRLGVASARAAYSLSLGSSEPPNPLTDLLATNL
- a CDS encoding molybdopterin-dependent oxidoreductase yields the protein MIRKTACWFCYQNCGLLVEVDGNEPVSVEGDPTHPVNEGARCPRNWAWKEFLYHPERVNYPYKRVGKRGENRWERISWNQALDEIAEKLKEIRDRYGAEAVASTGGTNRTDEWPRRRFFNLFGSPNTGRIAPICGLNTYVIESAIYGWVSEPDFSNARTIVEWGHNPAVSYLPEIRKVLDAKEKGAKLIVIDPRFTETAAKADIWLQIRPGSDAALALAWINVIINEGLYDKEFVEKYTYGFDKLRDHIQQYTPSWASKVTWVPEEKIVEAARIYATNKPSVIPWGTSLDHFGMASAPMIQARAILRAITGNLDVPGGNIINGPHTKFITDWELELNDKLPKEQRMKQIGSDRYRLFTWPGYEIISEQQVKYWGKAMPSEWVCEAHIPSLWRTIITGKPYPIKALIVVANNPMVCFANTNVVYQALTSPNLELLVVMDFWFTPTALLADYVLPAAFWLERPLITSSFGTSNFFIASHRAIKPLYERRTDFDFWRDLGIRLGQGEYWPWATLEEANSYRISPLGYKDYDEFVDKVRINAEPVKYRKFVERGFGTPTGKVELYSTILEKLGYDPMPTYKEPPESPVSKPVLAKQYPFVLTTGSIMPYHHSEGRQLKTLRRLVPDPGVEINPDAAFRLGIKEGDWVYVETRRGKIRVKAKLNRGIDRRVVFLEKGWWFPEDKAEEPYLHGVWRSNANILTEDDPELCDPLCGGWIYRGLLCKVYKAES